Proteins encoded within one genomic window of Elstera cyanobacteriorum:
- a CDS encoding carbohydrate ABC transporter permease: MRFSTEHLTIRQRQAMTAYLFLAVPAVFYTVIRFYPALESFYLSLTRWNIVSPTKQFVGLANYERLMKDPLFWKVMGNTFEYVGIGLPVGLALSFLIAYFLDKVSFGQGFLRALYFLPHIASTVAMAWVWRWLYQPPPIGLFNNLITDLGGDPQRFLTSTTQAIPAITAPVVWAGLGFNVVIFLAGLKAIPETYYEAARIDGASNWQILRRITLPLLKPTILFLAIINTIHLLRIFDQVYNMTQDGLGGPVNSTKPIVLHIYQTAFHKFDMGYASAATVVLFAILMLITLIQMKLLGKKP, encoded by the coding sequence ATGCGCTTTTCGACCGAGCATCTGACCATCCGCCAGCGCCAGGCGATGACGGCCTATCTGTTCCTGGCCGTCCCGGCGGTCTTTTATACCGTTATCCGCTTTTATCCGGCGCTGGAGAGTTTTTATCTGTCTCTGACCCGGTGGAACATCGTCTCCCCCACCAAACAGTTCGTCGGTCTCGCCAATTACGAGCGGCTGATGAAAGACCCGCTGTTTTGGAAAGTGATGGGCAATACGTTCGAATATGTCGGCATCGGGCTGCCGGTCGGGCTGGCGTTGAGTTTTTTGATCGCCTATTTCCTCGATAAAGTCTCCTTCGGTCAGGGCTTCTTGCGGGCGCTCTACTTCCTACCGCATATCGCTTCGACCGTGGCGATGGCCTGGGTTTGGCGCTGGCTATATCAGCCGCCCCCCATCGGACTGTTCAACAATCTGATCACCGATCTCGGCGGCGATCCGCAGCGCTTTTTGACCTCGACCACCCAAGCGATCCCGGCGATTACCGCGCCGGTCGTTTGGGCCGGGCTGGGCTTTAATGTCGTGATCTTTTTAGCGGGGCTGAAGGCTATTCCCGAGACCTATTACGAAGCCGCGCGCATCGACGGCGCCAGCAATTGGCAAATCCTGCGCCGCATTACCCTGCCGCTGCTGAAGCCGACGATCCTGTTTCTCGCCATCATCAACACCATTCATCTGCTGCGCATTTTCGATCAGGTCTACAATATGACCCAGGATGGCCTGGGCGGGCCGGTCAATTCGACGAAACCAATCGTGCTGCATATCTATCAGACGGCGTTTCACAAGTTCGATATGGGCTACGCCTCCGCCGCAACGGTCGTGCTTTTTGCCATCCTGATGCTGATCACCCTGATCCAGATGAAACTTCTGGGGAAAAAACCATGA